TCTCTGAATTAATTGATATGTATCAGGATATCAATATTAAGACGGTTGAGCTAAATGGAGAAATACAACGGGACCGTAATTATGGTAAGCCTAGTGTTGAGCAGCAGCTTCAAGGATTTAGTGGGGTAGCCAGTGCAAGAAACGCAGGACTGGATGCGGCTTCTGGCGAATATATTTATTTTCTGGATAGCGATGATTATATCTTAAATGGAACATTAACAATGCTGCTCAAAGAAGCGGAAGAGCAGAATGCTGACTTTACATATGGGAAAAAAGCATCAACCTGGTTCCGTAGAATGGTATATCTTGCTGCACTTGCTGAAAAGAATGAAGAAACCAGTGAAGAACAGGATCCAGGTGATCACGAGCAGTCGGATGAGCATGAACAGGTAGTTCAGGAACAGACAGTACAGGAGCAGCTGAGGCAAGAAGCATCGGAGAACAATCCCGATTCAACAGATATGGAGGCTCCGGTTAATCTTTCACGCAGGGAGAGAAAGATTCTTAAGGTACAGAATAAGCTAGTAGAAGCAACAGGAATGGATGCGGAATTATTAAAGCTAAGAGCGGAGGCGTATCATAGCTTATTAGTTACTCGTAAAGGCTTACGTAATATATCAGTACTGGGAATTTTATTCCGTAAAAGCTTTATCGATGAGAATAGGATTCGCTTCAATGATGATTATATCTTCTTTTCGGACTCAACCTTTGTGGTACAAGTATTGCAAAAGATGAACACCGCATATTATGTACAGGAAGCGGTATATGTAAAAAGAAAACATAATGACCCGATTCATTACCCGGCGTTATCCCAGTTAAAAGCGGAGGATAAATTCGAAGAGTATCTTCTCGCTTACAAGGAGTGCGTAAGCTACACCGCAGAAGGTTCTGTATTGCGAAGCTATCTGGAGAATAAGCTGATCTCATATTATGCGGGAACCTATGCTCCAAGACTTCGTAGAAGTGAGAAGGAGACTTGGCGTACCGATCGTTTTGATATGATGCGAAGTGTAATGCAGGAAGTCAATCCTGAGATAATTAAGCATCTGAAAAAATATAAGAAGCAAATAGTAAAAGCGCTGTTAAAAGGAAATGTAAAACGTGCAACCTATGTGGTAAGCAGACATCTGGGATTAAAGAAAGTAAAGAAAATAAGGAAAAATAAACGAGTATTTGCATATTATCTATATCACAAATTCTTTACAAAGATGTCCGTTAAGGAAAACTGGGTTCTCTGTGAGAGCTTTTTTGGCAAAAGCTATTCCGACAGTCCGAAGTATATATATGAATACTTAAGCAAAAACTATCCTGGTAAGTATCGTTTTATTTGGGTGGTAAACAAAAGAACGAAAATACCCTATCGTCATACCAGGGTAAAAAGGTTCAGTATACGATATTGCTATTATCTTGCACGCTGCAAATATGATGTGTTCAATGTCAGACAACCGGAATGGGTGAGAAAAAGGGAAGGAAACGTATTCCTGGAGACCTGGCATGGAACACCACTTAAGAAGCTTGTATTTGATCAAGAGGAAGTAATGGGAGCATCCCCTCTCTATAAAGCACAATTTTATAAGCAATCAAGGGTATGGGATTATCTTGTTGCGGCAAACCATTTTTCCACGGAAGCCTTTCGTAGTGCATTTTTATTCGATAAGGAAATACTGGAATACGGTTACCCGCGCAATGATATTCTTCATAGCGAGAATAGGGAGCAAATTGCTTCAGAAATTAAGAAAAAGCTTCGTATTCCGGAAAACAAGAAAACGATCTTATATGCGCCAACCTGGCGTGATGATGAATACTATGGCCGTGGAGAGTATAAATTTGCATTGAAGCTGGACTTACATTTATTAAAGAAAGAGCTGGGTAAGGATTATGTGGTACTACTCCGTACACACTACTTTATAGCGGATTCCCTGGATGTAACCGGATTAGAGGATTTTGCTTTTAATGTAAGTAAATATGATGATATTTCAGAATTATATCTGATATCGGATATGCTGATTACGGATTATTCCTCCGTATTTTTCGATTATGCTAACCTGAAAAGACCAATTTTATTCTATACATATGACCTTGATAAATACCGTGATATGTTACGAGGCTTTTATATGGATATTGAGACAGAAGTACCCGGACCTTTACTATTTACCAATGAAGAAGTCGTGGATGCAATACGTGATATTGACCATATTTCGGCTCAGTATAAGGATAAATATGATGAGTTCTATGAGAGATTCTGTAGTCTGGAGGACGGACATGCAGCAGAGAATATTGCAAAACGGGTTTTTAATTTATAATTACACATTATGATGTAAAACATGTCCAATTCGAAAGCGTATTTGTGCAATTAGTCAAATTTGTATTTTTATGCAATGAATCGACAAAATAATAGTTGCTTAATTATTCTCATTCATTATAATAAAAGAGTAATGTAAGACTTCTTTTGGTATTCATTGATAAAATATTATAAAGGATAGGTGGAAGTTGCAATGAAAAAATTAGACATGCTCTATGAGGGAAAAGCAAAAAAGGTATATAAGACGGATGTAGAAGATGTGTATATCGTTGATTATAAAGACGATGCGACAGCTTTCAATGGTCTGAAGAAAGGTACTATTCTTGGTAAAGGCGTTGTAAATAACAAAATGTCCAACCATCTTTTCCGCTTACTGGAGAAAGAAGGAGTTCCTACTCATTATGTGGAAGAGTTAAGTGATCGTGAGACAGCAGTGAAAAAGGTTGAAATTGTACCACTGGAAGTAATTGTTCGAAATGTATCCGCAGGAAGTTTTGCGAAAAAACTGGGTATGGAAGAAGGAATTAAATTAATCAGTCCTACCCTGGAATTCTCTTATAAGGATGACGCATTGGGCGATCCAATGATTAATGATTATTATGCCATTGCAATCGGTATTGCTACCAGAGAAGAAATAGATCGTATCACAGAGCTGGTATTTAAGGTGAATGAAGTATTATGCAAGTATTTTGCAGAGTGCGGAATCGAGTTAATTGACTTTAAGGTAGAGTTCGGAAGATATCATGGACAAATTATTCTTGCAGATGAAATATCTCCGGATACCTGCAGACTTTGGGATATTAATACACACGACAAGTTAGATAAGGATCGCTTCCGTAGAGATCTGGGCAATGTTGAGGATGCATATCAGGAAGTATTTAAGCGTTTAGGAATAAAATAATGGAAGTATGAGGCTGTTTAAAAGTGGTTTCATATCTCGGAATATTAAGTAAATAGGTTGACCCGGAAGAGCGGGTAAATTTATACGTTGATACCGTGATAAGAAATAAGACTTTTCAACAGCCTTTTGTTGTTGCATGAGTTGATAGATTGTGAAGATTTGATTCCCAGGTGGATAGAGAGGAAATAGGATATATGAGTATTGAATACCTTGAGAACCCCGATGAAATTCATGAAGAGTGTGGCGTATTTGGAGCCTATGACCTGGATGGAAATGATGTTGTATCTTCGATTTATTACGGCCTGTTTGCGTTACAGCATAGAGGGCAGGAGAGCTGTGGTATTGCGATCAGTGATACCAATGGCCCGAAGGGTAAAGTGAAGGTATGGAAGGGCATGGGCCTGGTAAGCGAAGTATTTTCACCCGAGAATTTGGAGACGCTGGCCGGCGGTAATATCGGTGTCGGACATGTTCGTTATTCTACAGCGGGTGGTAGTAACATTAGTAATACGCAGCCTCTAGTACTTAATTATGTGAAGGGAACCCTGGCACTTGCCCATAATGGAAACCTGGTTAACACTCCGGAATTACGAAGAGAGCTGGAATATACCGGAGCTATCTTTCAGACGACAATTGATTCTGAGGTCATCGCATATCATATTGCAAGAGAGCGTCTGAACAGCAAGACCGTTGAGGAGGCGGTATCCAGA
The nucleotide sequence above comes from Variimorphobacter saccharofermentans. Encoded proteins:
- a CDS encoding bifunctional glycosyltransferase/CDP-glycerol:glycerophosphate glycerophosphotransferase encodes the protein MVNMKLSIIVPFHKGIHFLEDCFESIRDQGLTNYETILVLDHVEENVSELIDMYQDINIKTVELNGEIQRDRNYGKPSVEQQLQGFSGVASARNAGLDAASGEYIYFLDSDDYILNGTLTMLLKEAEEQNADFTYGKKASTWFRRMVYLAALAEKNEETSEEQDPGDHEQSDEHEQVVQEQTVQEQLRQEASENNPDSTDMEAPVNLSRRERKILKVQNKLVEATGMDAELLKLRAEAYHSLLVTRKGLRNISVLGILFRKSFIDENRIRFNDDYIFFSDSTFVVQVLQKMNTAYYVQEAVYVKRKHNDPIHYPALSQLKAEDKFEEYLLAYKECVSYTAEGSVLRSYLENKLISYYAGTYAPRLRRSEKETWRTDRFDMMRSVMQEVNPEIIKHLKKYKKQIVKALLKGNVKRATYVVSRHLGLKKVKKIRKNKRVFAYYLYHKFFTKMSVKENWVLCESFFGKSYSDSPKYIYEYLSKNYPGKYRFIWVVNKRTKIPYRHTRVKRFSIRYCYYLARCKYDVFNVRQPEWVRKREGNVFLETWHGTPLKKLVFDQEEVMGASPLYKAQFYKQSRVWDYLVAANHFSTEAFRSAFLFDKEILEYGYPRNDILHSENREQIASEIKKKLRIPENKKTILYAPTWRDDEYYGRGEYKFALKLDLHLLKKELGKDYVVLLRTHYFIADSLDVTGLEDFAFNVSKYDDISELYLISDMLITDYSSVFFDYANLKRPILFYTYDLDKYRDMLRGFYMDIETEVPGPLLFTNEEVVDAIRDIDHISAQYKDKYDEFYERFCSLEDGHAAENIAKRVFNL
- the purC gene encoding phosphoribosylaminoimidazolesuccinocarboxamide synthase, which encodes MKKLDMLYEGKAKKVYKTDVEDVYIVDYKDDATAFNGLKKGTILGKGVVNNKMSNHLFRLLEKEGVPTHYVEELSDRETAVKKVEIVPLEVIVRNVSAGSFAKKLGMEEGIKLISPTLEFSYKDDALGDPMINDYYAIAIGIATREEIDRITELVFKVNEVLCKYFAECGIELIDFKVEFGRYHGQIILADEISPDTCRLWDINTHDKLDKDRFRRDLGNVEDAYQEVFKRLGIK